DNA from Musa acuminata AAA Group cultivar baxijiao chromosome BXJ1-5, Cavendish_Baxijiao_AAA, whole genome shotgun sequence:
AGACCGTAAAAACTGACATGCTTTGTAGATCCTTAATAATGTTAAAGCATATTATCATGAAAACCATATAGACAAGTGAGATAACAGAAGGCAAGAGGCTATGCACATTAGTGTGAAGCATAATTACTCAGGAAGTCTAAATCTGATCTTAGAATGCAAATAAACAACTCATAAGCCAGATTATACTTAGTTTTGATCTGTAAATTGAGAACCTTCTATATGCATGCAATGTGGTCTGAGAGTATAATCCTGATGACAGGGAATTAGCTTTTCTAGGAAAATGGTAATGCAACAAATCATTTTATCATATATTCTGCTTTTCTAcagttaattattaaaaaaagtctGCTCTTAATCATGATGGGGAGCATCTCTCAACAGATCAAACAATCCTTATTAGCAACCTGTAATTATAAATCTCACACAGAGAAGAATACTGAGAAGATATTATCAAAGTAACTCACTAGAGACCAAATCCTACACAAGTGTTTTACCTCAGAAGTAAGAGCAGTAGAAGCTGTGCCACGTTTATTGGGCTCAATAGATAGAAGTGTCTGTAGCAACTTAAATGCACTATCTGGTAAAAAGCGAAATGTCTCTCGGATGCAATTTTCATAAGGATGAGGCTTAAAAATAGTTTCACGGGGCAGGCTGGATTTGTTCCAAAATTCTTCTGGTGGAGAGCCACAGAGCTTAAAGATTTTATGTAGTTGCTCAACCTGAAGATACACAAAAATAATTAGAGCTTCAAGCTACTAATAATGGATTAAATCACCAACAGCATAGTATAGCTACCACCATTTAGCATTCTTTCCCCCGGTGTAATATAAGTGCCATACTGATTTGAGCATAAAGGGTTATTAAGATGGTTATTTAATATCCATGCTCCAAAAGAATGTGAGCTTTGCAACATGGTTCACCTCATGTGCTGCTTCTGGAATCAGTCTTTCTTTGTAATTGTGCAACAATGTATTTCTTACCTATTTCTAATTCTTGCTTTTGGAGTGTCAGCGTACAACTGCAAATTACACCTAACAACAATGAGAAAGTAAGATTGAGATGATAATTACCTCAGTTCTTCCTTGCAAGATAGGCTCCCCAAAGAAAAGTTCTGCAAATACACATCCAACGCTCCACAGATCTACGGATGGCTCGTAGTCTGTTGATCCCAGGAGAAGCTCAGGTGGCCGATACCATAACGTCACAACTCGACTGGTTAGTGGTTGCTTATCCTTAGGATCCAAGATGTTTGCCAAACCAAAATCAGCAATCTTCAGAATTCCCTCATTGTTAACCAAAAGATTTGCGCATTTGATGTCGCGGTGTATGACACCATGTGAATGACACTGTTGAAGCCCAGTTAGCAATTGGTGCATATAGCATTTGACCTGTAACAAATGAGCACGGTCAATTTCCTGCTGAGCTAGTGAGGTTTGTAGATCTGAAATAGTTCCAAGGTTCGTGCATAACCTGTGGTTCACTGAGTTTGATGCCAGGACAAGATGACAACCCTGCAAGATCATGCTCCATGTATTCTAAAACAAGATATATACTGCACGACAACCGAGAAGTAATTAAGCCCTCCAGTTTTATGACATTTGGATGATCAAGCCTGCGGAGGATCTGTATCTCCCTTGCCATAAACCTAACATTCTCAGGATCAAAATTGTCGAAGCGCACCTTCTTCAGGGCAACAATCCTCCCTGTCTCGATCTCACATGCTCTAAACACACTACTATAGGTACCTTGCCCGATCTTAGATGCATTTGAAATGAACAAAGATCCTTGTCAGATAACAGTGAGATGAAGAAACAGTGTCGGAACAGAAGATCAACAAACACAATTTTCCAGCAGTAGCAACAGAAGACCAAGAATAAATATGAGGACATAACTTAAGCTATTAAGTATGAATACCAGCGGAAAAATGGAATGGGAGTCGTATCATATGATCTCTAAAATACCTTCTCCAATTTCTCGAAGGAGTCAGCTTTGAGGGGCACCCATCCCTGAATGGCTTCCCCGGCGACGGCGCTGAGCCACGCAGGCCATCCCGCGGCAATCTGCTCCCCTTCGCTGCTCCGATTCAAGTTCCACAGCCGAAAGCTAACGGAGCTGTTGCCGGAGGAGCTCATTTTCCCAGACTCCCCTGACTCGCTACAGTCACCGAACTCATAGTTGGCAAGCTGAGGGCGGTTCCAGAACGACGGCGAAGATTGGAACTCTCCCGAGGTCTCGAGGGTTCCCGAGACGCCCGAGGAGACAAATGCCGGCGTAAGAGGGGCCGCGTTCTTCGACGCTACGCAACCCATCACGGCCTACGATCGGCCGGCTGCCGGCGTGCAATCGGGGAATCCAGGTGGAGGAATTACCTCCCGAGGAAGGGAGAAACACCCACTTGGAGAGATGGGGAAGGGAAccgagaaagggaagaagaacagGAGGCAAAGGAGAACCCCGAGAGGTTCTAACTAAAGATAGAAAAGTGGGATCTTTATTACCTTCGCTTCTCTTTCTCCTCCGCAGTGATGATTAGGTCCCTCCCGCGTATCGCCTTCCTCTGGCGAGATTAACTGGGGAAGAAGGCACAAGAACCGGAGAAATAATAGGACGGACAGGGGATTCAAGAACGGTGAGATCCCCCCCCCTCCCCAAAGATAGCAAAGATGAGATATTTATCTTCAAAGATAGGATCTTTACGGTTCTTTTCTTCTCGTTATCATCGACGTCCGTTCTGCCAACGAACGAACTCCGAGATTGCCGCGGGAGGAGCCGATGAAACCTCCTCCATTTCCCGCGCAAAAAGCAGCCTCTCATATGAAATGAGAGCAAGTAAGCAAGCAAGCAGCTGGAAGCATCTGATCTTTGCTTGAAGCTGCAGTTGCTGACGAGAGGAGGCGGTGATTGTTCGCCTGAGGAAGAAGAGGGGGTGATGGAGGCAACGGTGGCTCGCCTCCATCGAAGGTGAAGTCGAAGTGGATCACCACCAACATGGACCAATCAAACAGGGCTTTTTTGGTGGGGATTTTATGAGGTTGCTTTCAGAAGGATGCTATTTGTCCACAGGCAGGTGTTGGAACAGTGAAAATTTCTAGCATCCGCAAAATGTAAGGATGATGATATGAGATGAGGGATTCATTTATTCATACTGCTTAATTCATGAACTTTTAGTCACAGACTGCAAAAGTTTCACGCAGGATTCTCTACCATAAGAACTTTTACATATGGATGATGAGTGACCATCTACCATCATGTTCTTTCCTCAGCTTGAATGGTTGCTATTGGCTGCTCAACAGTTTGTCTTGAATCAACACAATGCAGTCAAAGTAAATCGATGTGAGCATCCACCTGAACTAAGCCGATCCATATCTTCTCCGTATCTTTTTGGTCATTGCCATACAACAGTTCAAACATCCTTAGATCTCAAGAAGTAATCGGTCATGGAACATGATGTCGAGGATTCGGAGGACATGTCACACTAAGAGCAAGCAACCATCTCAAGGCAGAATGCCAAAACTATGAATCATTCTGATGCATTGCAACAATAAAGACAAAAGAAAGGGAGAATAGATCTTTGTGTCCATTTATCAGCAGCTTACTCAGGAGTGTCCCCACAAAAAATGAGTTTAGACTTCATGGAATCTACCAATCAAATGTTCTTTTTTTCGTTTCATGTAGTAATGCAACGATATTTTGGAATTTACAAGCTGTTATTGACTGTCACCAACCCCAAATCAAAACTAATAATAACATATAAAAAACTACATTTCATGAATATTTAGTACCTTCCACTTGCACCATTAAGGAACCAGTCTGAATTCCTCTATAAAACAAGCATTTGCATGTGTAGTGCTCCTTTTCAGGTTCAATGAGTAGCGAGAATAACAGGAAGGCATCTCTGCCTACGGCATCGCCTTGTCGTCCTTCCCCATCCGATCATACCCACTTTATCTATTGTTATTTCAGAATTACTCGGTTGAGATGGTGGAAGTGAGCTCACCCCTATCTCCTCAAATGTGATGGACAAACTTCTAGGCTGCTTCCTCCTGTTTGTTTGGGAGTTTATTCCACTTTGACCAATGTTTCGTCTTGTTAGACCTGTCTGCCAAGGCCTACctgatactttcatcatcc
Protein-coding regions in this window:
- the LOC135672875 gene encoding protein IMPAIRED IN BABA-INDUCED STERILITY 1-like is translated as MGCVASKNAAPLTPAFVSSGVSGTLETSGEFQSSPSFWNRPQLANYEFGDCSESGESGKMSSSGNSSVSFRLWNLNRSSEGEQIAAGWPAWLSAVAGEAIQGWVPLKADSFEKLEKIGQGTYSSVFRACEIETGRIVALKKVRFDNFDPENVRFMAREIQILRRLDHPNVIKLEGLITSRLSCSIYLVLEYMEHDLAGLSSCPGIKLSEPQVKCYMHQLLTGLQQCHSHGVIHRDIKCANLLVNNEGILKIADFGLANILDPKDKQPLTSRVVTLWYRPPELLLGSTDYEPSVDLWSVGCVFAELFFGEPILQGRTEVEQLHKIFKLCGSPPEEFWNKSSLPRETIFKPHPYENCIRETFRFLPDSAFKLLQTLLSIEPNKRGTASTALTSEYFRTKPYACVPSSLPKYQPNKEIDAKFREESQRRIVKSRSHIVEATRKPSRARKPSRESNALAKIASHKEGSRNAQGMNRSGKKREIPVANDNKRLLVDLQPTPSLTFRDEGRHVKQISQRGLPSSGLLDVSASTSFARTKRPKEDQRHIKSHAGSRSRQDELEKFNPSNVSQAKSTFKLNGVGNGDLQHVPYSSSKGHKPYELTRNATLKHWIHPDFQDSVYSFSAHRSQDLSEGAVMPRNRSLGYREEKVDLSGPLLLQSQMVDEFLEKHEWKIHKAVRKSWFQRGKKQGR